The sequence TTCACATAGAACTCTAAAATTCACATCCCCATACGGCTCTACAAACATACGCTCCACTTACACAGGTCTACCCCAAGGTAGCTGCCTAAGTCCcattctttttaatttgtatatgaatttcattattaaacaaCTAAATACACTTGGACATGAGTGCCTAGTGTATGCTGATGATCTTGTCATATTCTCCTACAATTCAAATATCGATCTCGCTATTGACTCTTTAAACAATTCGCTCAATCTCCTACAAAACCTTCTATCTTCTTCCTTTTTCTCTGTAGCTCCCGAAAAATGTAAGGCCATGATTTTCACTAGAAGACGTTACCTTCTCTCTTTAGATATCACTATAAACGATTTTCCAATTCCAATTGTCCAGAACATAAAGTATTTAGGACTAACACTAGACTCCAAATTACGCTGGGCTCCGCATCTTCAACATCTCATTAAATTTACCTCTCTTTGGGCCAATTTCCTTAGATCAATTTCCAATACGTGGTGGGGATCACATCCCTCCACACTTTTAATCATTTACAAAGCTGTTATAAGGTCCAAACTTGACTATGGATGCTTTTTATCAGGCTCCGCATCCTATTcacattggaaaaaaattaataatctccAAAACTCCTGCCTTAAGTCAATTATTGGTGCCCTTAAATCTACCCCTAATGCGGCCGTTGAGATCGAGACGGCATGCCCCCCCTTTAATATCAGAAACAGATGGTTGGCTGGTAAATTTCTACTACTAAAAAACTTCTCCCTTCGTCATTCCACAATATTTAATTCCTTTCTTGACATATACTTCTCCTGGCGTTACGTTAAAAAATCTCTCCCAATTCTTGCCTCCACGGCATACTCCTTATCTTCAATCCGTAATTTTGTTaccaattctaaaatattacccttatatgaaattaattatttggctCTCTCCTACTCACCTATAGTTCACACCAACAGACATTTTCTGAACTTTACTTCCAAGGCACTTAAATCTATATCACCCATCATCGTCAACAATCTTTTCTTAGactacattcaaaataattttccaaattcCACCCTAATTTATACAGATGGTTCAGTTTCCCCTCTTTCGGCTGGTTACGCTTTTTTCATTCCTGACTTACACATCTCCATGTCTAATAATCTACCCTCTTCTGCCTCATCATTCACTACGGAATGCTTCGCAATATTAGAAGCCCTTTCGACCATCTCTGCCCTCCCCCCCAGCAGTTATCTCATCGTCTCCGATTCCTTATCATGTCTTCTTAGCCTCTCCTCCGATTTTTTCAATTCCCGTCCTTCTCCTATTTCCATTAGGATCAGGCAACTTCTATATGAACTTACCCTTTCAGATTTTATAGTTGAATTCCTTTGGGTGCCCGGCCATTCTGGTATAAAAGGAAATGAAATAGCGGACTCCATTGCAAAATCTACCTCCTCGTTCTGCTGTCCTTCTCCTACTCTAATTCCCTGGACCGATTTTTGTCCcttattaaaataccatatttataatttatggcgCAACCAATGGAACGGACTAGCCCCCAATTATGCCTCTTGGTACAAAAATATCTCACCATCTATCCCCTCTCACCCTTGGTTTCACAACCTCaaattaaatcgtaaaataattacctcTTTTTCACGTCTAAGATTTGGACACACCTTACTACCTTCTCACTCTTATAAACTTTCTCTCAATGACTCTCCTTTATGTATGTTCCACGTTCACAATCCCATGATTTGCGATATCTCACATATACTTTTTCACTGTCCCTCTCTGGTTCCCCAACGCAATACCCTCTTCACCCTAATCCACTCCTTTAATGTCAAACTCGACACTCAATCCATTCTCTCTTCACCAAATGTACCAATTATTACCTCACTTATATCCTTCATCAACCAGactggtttaaaaatttaatttatttgtaatattatttttgttgttaatattgttttctatgtaatatttataatcataattgtcgaagctaattgtttacaaagtttcttttaataaaaaaaaaaaaaaaaaaaaataatatgatggtgTATCCAAatgttgtattcatttttagtttCCTAAATGTGTACCAAACTTGTGTTCGCAATCGTACTCCCACATCCAAGGTAAAATATCGTTGTATACCCAAAAATGTTATGGCCTATTAACAcgtgcgtataatatttatctagaaTCTAGAGTCTAGATCACGGATTCTCGTTGAtaacatttatacctataatgacTCACCCATGACTTAATAGATCACTCTTAAATCGAGTCTCCAAAGTAAAGGATCTAGTTATAATCATAGAACATAAAAGAAGCGACGGTCGAACAGCTAATCTATTTGGTTTTATGTTGCCGGAGGCTTGGCATTAtcataaaacatgttttaatacGGATTTAAAATGACGTTACCTAGTGGCGTGCTCACGGGGGTGATCAAGGTGTCATAACCCCCCCCCCTCCCCTTGGattttttgtaatgatttattatctacataaaaaaaatgtagggtcTATGAcaagtcaaaaatgaatatcccTCCCTTTTTAAAAAAGTTGAGCACGCCACTGACGTGAACTACAGTAACAATATCATACCGAACTACGGCGAAATTTTAGTCAACTGAAATATTTATCAGTGAATAATAGAATTTTGATAACTGTCGCTTCTATTATGTTTTATGCTTCTAtggtataattaaatcaataaattaaacattttttatagtcaGGTACCTAATAGTTGTAATGTATGATAGGatgttgatgatttttttttttgatcttatACAGTTAAACAATAGGTACTATCATTGCTATCTTAGCTAAAAATTTGTTTCGTGCTTCCTTGATTTAGAATGTAGCCAATGtaggtattgattttattttgtttgtttaacgtcatttttttgtagttttatacAGTGTGGGAgcattttacttaaattttagattttaaagaaaatttgtaaatatccaaaaaaataatattattattattgtgaggtTTTTGTTGTGATTAAATTTATCGCGTACTGATATCATTTACCGTAGGTATACATTATgcgtgttatacatttataaaataaatttttttttacggatACGACAATCATACACACTTATTGAGtttgagtattatatatttatatttaaacattctaTGGAATAAATCCGATAAGCGAGTACTGATGACATGATCTACTTCGAGTAATGCACCCATTACGACCGTTGATGTCGAGCGAAGTTTTTCATCATAAAAACTCTTATTAACTGATCGATGTCGTCGTCTTTTGTTTGAAAACAtcacacattttaattatacagtgtaACAGTGCAATATGAAAatcaattagaatattttttaatataattttttttatttctattttactttttaatttatttttacctatagtacctaatacttaaaatttatatgtaactgttatctattaatattacaattcatattttaaattactcacACCTATATCTAgtgaaagttattatttttaaattaaactttttcacttatttaaataaattttttggtaattttatcatttttatgtttttagatcATCAACAtcctatatctaataataaatatctacttaATTTTAAGTCCTCGTAAGATCCTGTGCTGCGTGCATTAGGCTTAGGCGCTTAGCTATCCTAGTTTACGCAGGaagttgatattaatttaaattttatccaAAGAATTATTGatagtacttaatattatgatgcaCCCAATATTTTATCCTGTAAATCTGTAAATATTTCCaagttaaattcaaatttaacactctCATTACATATACGTGATACACTCAATACGTATTAGACAGCAAAATGAGTTTCCAATGAATTTTACtccaataatttacaataataaacattttttttataaacttgatgaaaaactattgaattttaacatgatattttataagttactattttatagatatattacataatattatgtattatttttagtatatacattatttggaGGAAAATATAGTTACTagtttaataaagaaataagaaTACACAATTCCAAAAGAATCAACACAGATCAATCACCATTGAAGAAATAACACTATTCACAAAAggttctttttaatttattatttcattatgttATGTAACTtcaatattacaatactataaaactataaaaaaaacttcttaaattttcattaaataacttataattaataaaataattggaataatataaacaacatataaacaaatgtattaacAAGTCTAACTGTAGATACCTACATTGTATAGAAATATCAAACAATTTCATACAGTTTTAATGTTAGGAATAGGTATATCTTCACAGACTTCATCCATATCAGGGCTCAAAGATTTCTCTTTAAATTTTCTGTCtaccattgattttatttttttttttggtgataAAAGAATAGGTGTAATCCTTTTTTTACCTCCAACAATGTTGATTTTTTGTCCTTCCTTAATTATGTCCATTACTGGTGGTTTTGTGCTCTCTTTAGTGTTGAAAAGATTTTTTGGGATAAAAACATCTTTCTTAGACTCAGTCACATTTTGATCCATTTCACCACATgatctaatttattaataatgaaaagtaacttcaaataaatatttcgtaaaaataaaaaaaattataaagctaataaaattacttttctaATAAATTGACTTTTGCTTTTTGATTTTGAGGTGTCATAAAgctggttattttttttacggagGGTTTCGATTTTTGAACTTCATTTTCTAAATTTGTAGGATATTCAACTCCATATTTTTCAAAGTTCTCTTTACTTACacacctatataaaaataatattacaatttgtttttaataatttagcaataattattttaccatgGAGCAACATGCGTAGATTTTGTTGCAATAGATTTTATGGTTTTCTTAACAGTTGATAAAGAGATAGCGTTATCATCATCAGTATTGCGGCCATTTTTGACAAGTTcatcaataaaatttttaactgCCAATTTCATGCCATTTGTATTACcgtgtataaatgtaattaaatctggaataactaaaataaaatgtaaaaactattagtaaaaaatgataataaaaaaataatattaatataataatatacaatcatataattgaagaaacatttttgttttagattatttaattttttttttttttttattagtttttagtaatactattatagctcaaccattaaatattcaaaacttgattttataattagttaaatggtataaacaacaatagttttaaaaataactcaaaactaATGATAATCACatacatttcaaatattatataatacagtaaaattccGTTACAATGAACTCCAGagaaccaaatttttttttcattataacgaAAATTCAAATAAGCTTtttataagccctgcttttcggcaggggacttctatgactttcgttataacaggattttttgttgtattggtattcgttgtaacgggaatttactgtatatatatcaATCATTCAGTTTTATTAACACAATAGacatactcataaaaaataaataattaattgaaaattccaAGAAGTGAATTTTTAAAACCTCTAAAATCTAATACTGTTtactaatattcaaatttgaaaatgattatttatttccaaacttaacaaaagaaatatttataacattattgacaaagaatatttttataatattagtaatagtaCTTGAATCAGGAAGTATTTTAGTCTTTTTGGTTTCAGTAGCAGTTAGGTCTCTAGGTGAATCTACTTTGATCTCTGCTTTTGTTATGATAGGTTCTTCCTCATCCCAAACACAACGATATTTTAGTAATGTGTCAGCTATCGATTTATTCACTAAAAttgatattcaataaaaaaaaaaaaaaaatagtataaattaagaatcagaaaacaataaaaaatattttaaaatattaccatttttaGAATTAGTAACATTATTTGGTATCCATATACAACCAACTAGCCTTGGCTTAATACGTtctgtttttttcttaatttcagCTTCAAATTCTTCTCCTAGAAGCTTTAGTTTTTCTTGTTGTACTTCTTCAGTcttcaaatcaataaaaaaagtaataatatgtcaatgtttttatacataaaatataaataaatgtatactaacATCGCTGTCATTGTCTTGACCTTCTTCATCACTCAAATATCCATGTGGAACAAAAACATCATTATCAACTTCATATTCATCCTCAGGTTCTTCTTCATTATCTGTACCATGTATACTCTCACCAGGATCTTCTTCTTCCCACTCATCGTCAGAATCAATTTCGTAGTCAAAcattatctaattaaaataaaatttaaaaataataaaaatatataattgtaagaaatatataataactcataCTTTATCACAAGCAAATGGTCTTTTTGGTTTTACATAAAGACTTTTCTTTCTCCATGTTCCCCAATAAGGAGGACGTTTGTTTTCATCAAACTGTAATAGTTTCCAACGgaatttttgagaattttttctAAGAGTAGTACCAACTTTATTCACATCTTCATTATTTGTTGACCCAGtttctaaataaattttgatgagtttttaaattaatcttgattaaattatagtatttagtatattattggtattgatCTGTTATCACATCGTCAAAgtttacaaaaattgtattgctACACTGTAATACCGTTAATACCTTAATAGATATTGTTAAGAATCCCTTTCAAACAACTTTGGAAACCACATAAACTTTGAGAAATAGAAATCAAGGATACGAGAATATTTTGTGCACTGTCTCTCCATTCTAAAAAATCCCACATTCTatccaaatataatatctaatattgtaGATTTATTAGCGCAAATGGAGATATTGGGTAAATCCTTACGGGACACCTGTATaggttaaaaaactaataataaaatcttgatGTTTATtcccaattataaaaaaaagtactgagAAATGTATAACCtttctaaaatacaaaataaatccaatttgctaccagaaacCATCCCAATTTTTGAAAACCAAAGCATTTTATTGACTTTATCTTATCGTGTAGacatgcacaaaaaaaaaaacaacacatcaTAGTAAAATCAAGACATAGaaagaatctaaaattaatttaaagtaattaagaatagttttaattttaatcaatattattattttattagattcagatacctatataattaaataactagaattaaattaaaaatatgtattacgtcttaaattatataaattaacacaaAATACATACCAATGATAATGACGTCTGTATCATCTTCAACTTGAATAGGCCAAGTTGCATCAGACTTAGAAGGCTTGTGTTTTCCAGTTTTTAAcaaacttaaatacaataagTCTTTATTTTTTTCGCAGTGACTAATACATTTAtccacaatttttaatttatcaatatttagataTGCTCTACATATTGGTGCTATTTTCATGTCTTGCTTAgtctataaaatgtaattataattgttttaactatagtatattatatggtacatTATATCAAAAAGACTACTATAATGATATCACTATGAAATAATgcatatgtaataaataaaacattggaTATTACCTGGAAAGGCATAAAGTAAGTTTCCAATTCTTGATTACATATCTCATCGTCCTTTTTAGAAATctctaaattcaaattttttggtttaaaaaaaccaacaaaagcAGCTTTaaccttttctttttttttcttttccatttcttctttttctttttgcTTTTCTTTTTCTAATTCTTTTGCTTTTCTCTCGTCTTCTTTTTGCTTTCTTTCCTTTTCTTTTTCCAAATCTTTAGCCTtcttttcttcttctttttgtTTTCTCTCTAGTTCTTTTTCTAATTCTTTGgcctttttttcttcttctttttgttttttttctaattcgcGTAGTCGTTTAGCTCTAAaaattatgacatattatattttataagaacagatacaggtatttatttatatatttattatattattcatactcAATTTCAGCAATTCTTTTTTGTTCTTTTAAACGTTGCTTTTCAGCTTGTTCTTTAAGTTTTTCTTCTCGAGCTTTTAATTTTTCCTATTAAGAGTTAACATTGttctcaaatattaaaaatacaatgagaTTTCTTGTCTAGGAAGTAATGTAGTATAAAACTTACTTGTTTAATTCTTTCTCTTTCTTCATTTCTTTTTGCTGATTCTtgtctttttaatatttgttgcgGAGTAAGCTTCTTTGAAGATGGTGTAgtattttctaattttccaGAATCAGAAGTTGAATTAACTGATATATCATTACAAGCAATATCTGTATCTGATGATGTAGAAATAGTATCATCAACATCTTTAATACTTTCATCAGTTTTTGGTACATCATTTATTTCTTCATACACTTTTTCAATTA is a genomic window of Rhopalosiphum padi isolate XX-2018 chromosome 4, ASM2088224v1, whole genome shotgun sequence containing:
- the LOC132929815 gene encoding chromatin assembly factor 1 subunit A-like isoform X2 produces the protein MSSSKAVEKSAKKLVQKCLPFKLVNSPGDDANSKCRKRKLSGTENDETRVENPKVELLNGGTKCFIKSDDEEKKINGESSEDDMGAKESVSSIIAKSENIIEKVYEEINDVPKTDESIKDVDDTISTSSDTDIACNDISVNSTSDSGKLENTTPSSKKLTPQQILKRQESAKRNEERERIKQEKLKAREEKLKEQAEKQRLKEQKRIAEIEAKRLRELEKKQKEEEKKAKELEKELERKQKEEEKKAKDLEKEKERKQKEDERKAKELEKEKQKEKEEMEKKKKEKVKAAFVGFFKPKNLNLEISKKDDEICNQELETYFMPFQTKQDMKIAPICRAYLNIDKLKIVDKCISHCEKNKDLLYLSLLKTGKHKPSKSDATWPIQVEDDTDVIIIETGSTNNEDVNKVGTTLRKNSQKFRWKLLQFDENKRPPYWGTWRKKSLYVKPKRPFACDKIMFDYEIDSDDEWEEEDPGESIHGTDNEEEPEDEYEVDNDVFVPHGYLSDEEGQDNDSDTEEVQQEKLKLLGEEFEAEIKKKTERIKPRLVGCIWIPNNVTNSKNVNKSIADTLLKYRCVWDEEEPIITKAEIKVDSPRDLTATETKKTKILPDSIIPDLITFIHGNTNGMKLAVKNFIDELVKNGRNTDDDNAISLSTVKKTIKSIATKSTHVAPWCVSKENFEKYGVEYPTNLENEVQKSKPSVKKITSFMTPQNQKAKVNLLEKSCGEMDQNVTESKKDVFIPKNLFNTKESTKPPVMDIIKEGQKINIVGGKKRITPILLSPKKKIKSMVDRKFKEKSLSPDMDEVCEDIPIPNIKTV
- the LOC132929815 gene encoding chromatin assembly factor 1 subunit A-like isoform X1; protein product: MSSSKAVEKSAKKLVQKCLPFKLVNSPGDDANSKCRKRKLSGTENDETRVENPKVELLNGGTKCFIKSDDEEKKINGEISQWVNPHKSLYIESSEDDMGAKESVSSIIAKSENIIEKVYEEINDVPKTDESIKDVDDTISTSSDTDIACNDISVNSTSDSGKLENTTPSSKKLTPQQILKRQESAKRNEERERIKQEKLKAREEKLKEQAEKQRLKEQKRIAEIEAKRLRELEKKQKEEEKKAKELEKELERKQKEEEKKAKDLEKEKERKQKEDERKAKELEKEKQKEKEEMEKKKKEKVKAAFVGFFKPKNLNLEISKKDDEICNQELETYFMPFQTKQDMKIAPICRAYLNIDKLKIVDKCISHCEKNKDLLYLSLLKTGKHKPSKSDATWPIQVEDDTDVIIIETGSTNNEDVNKVGTTLRKNSQKFRWKLLQFDENKRPPYWGTWRKKSLYVKPKRPFACDKIMFDYEIDSDDEWEEEDPGESIHGTDNEEEPEDEYEVDNDVFVPHGYLSDEEGQDNDSDTEEVQQEKLKLLGEEFEAEIKKKTERIKPRLVGCIWIPNNVTNSKNVNKSIADTLLKYRCVWDEEEPIITKAEIKVDSPRDLTATETKKTKILPDSIIPDLITFIHGNTNGMKLAVKNFIDELVKNGRNTDDDNAISLSTVKKTIKSIATKSTHVAPWCVSKENFEKYGVEYPTNLENEVQKSKPSVKKITSFMTPQNQKAKVNLLEKSCGEMDQNVTESKKDVFIPKNLFNTKESTKPPVMDIIKEGQKINIVGGKKRITPILLSPKKKIKSMVDRKFKEKSLSPDMDEVCEDIPIPNIKTV